In the genome of Segatella copri, one region contains:
- the xpt gene encoding xanthine phosphoribosyltransferase, with protein MDLLKERIMKEGRCFPGGILKVDSFVNHQMDPILMMDLAKEFVRLFKDINYNKIVTIEASGIAPAIMVGYLTNLPVVFVKKKQPKTMEGMITSVVHSFTKDRDYTVCVSNSYLTPEDRVIFIDDFLANGNASKGVMDLCEKAGAKIEAMGFIIEKAFQHGGDFLRKEGIRYEALATVESLDDCKIVLK; from the coding sequence ATGGATTTACTGAAAGAAAGAATTATGAAGGAAGGCCGCTGCTTTCCTGGTGGAATCTTAAAAGTAGACAGCTTTGTAAACCATCAGATGGACCCTATTCTGATGATGGACTTAGCTAAGGAATTCGTGCGCCTTTTCAAGGACATCAATTACAACAAGATTGTTACTATCGAGGCTTCGGGCATCGCTCCTGCCATCATGGTGGGTTATCTGACCAATCTCCCTGTTGTCTTCGTCAAGAAAAAGCAGCCTAAGACCATGGAGGGTATGATTACCTCGGTGGTTCACTCTTTTACCAAAGACCGTGACTATACGGTATGTGTAAGCAACAGCTACCTGACTCCTGAAGACCGTGTTATCTTCATCGACGACTTCCTCGCCAACGGTAACGCTTCCAAGGGTGTGATGGATCTCTGCGAGAAGGCTGGTGCCAAGATTGAGGCGATGGGCTTCATCATCGAGAAGGCATTCCAGCATGGTGGTGATTTCCTGCGCAAGGAAGGTATCCGTTATGAGGCACTCGCTACAGTAGAGAGCCTGGATGACTGCAAGATTGTATTGAAATAA
- a CDS encoding nucleoside deaminase encodes MTKEELMHRAIELSKNSVKTGGGPFGAVIAKDGIIIAEASNSVTIDLDPTAHAEVNCVRQACFKLKTFNLECCEIYTSCEPCPMCLGAIYWAHLDRIYYANDRKDAAKIGFDDEFIYEEIDRKIEDRHKPMIALMRDEALGAFRMWEENSEKTEY; translated from the coding sequence ATGACAAAAGAAGAATTGATGCATAGAGCCATTGAGCTCTCAAAGAATAGTGTTAAGACCGGTGGCGGTCCTTTTGGTGCTGTCATTGCCAAGGATGGTATCATCATTGCTGAGGCTTCCAACAGCGTAACCATCGATCTCGACCCTACGGCACATGCCGAGGTGAACTGTGTGCGCCAGGCTTGTTTCAAGCTGAAGACCTTCAATCTGGAGTGCTGCGAGATTTATACCTCTTGCGAACCATGCCCGATGTGTCTGGGTGCTATCTACTGGGCACATCTCGACCGTATCTATTATGCCAACGACCGAAAGGATGCGGCAAAGATTGGTTTCGACGATGAGTTTATCTACGAGGAGATTGACCGCAAGATAGAAGACCGCCACAAGCCGATGATTGCCTTGATGCGTGATGAGGCGCTGGGTGCCTTCCGCATGTGGGAGGAAAATTCAGAAAAAACGGAGTATTAG
- a CDS encoding YqiA/YcfP family alpha/beta fold hydrolase produces the protein MNPYIKQFPDLMSGKKIMYVHGFLSSGQSGTVKMLQELMPNATLVAEDIPVHPEEAIEMLQKMAETEKPDLIIGTSMGGMYTEMLKGYDRILVNPAFEMGNTMSSMTGKQEFQNPRKDGVNELMVTKGLIKEYRDFTERCFQDITPEEQARVYGLFGDEDPVVHTFDLFHEHYPLAIPFHGEHRLIDKVAFHYLCPVIRWIDDKQNGKERPIVYIDFDALHDSYMKATSSMHKAYEMLIEHYNVYIVAPAPTNDHEYMAKVQTWVEEYLSTPAYDHIIFCNQKNLLYGDYFIDPRPCNGFMGTAIEYGSDEFKTFEEIITFFERLGGQ, from the coding sequence ATGAATCCATATATCAAGCAATTCCCCGACCTCATGTCGGGCAAGAAAATCATGTATGTTCACGGTTTCCTCTCTTCTGGTCAGAGCGGCACCGTGAAGATGTTGCAGGAACTGATGCCGAATGCCACCCTCGTGGCTGAAGACATCCCGGTACATCCGGAAGAGGCCATAGAGATGCTGCAGAAGATGGCGGAGACGGAGAAGCCCGACCTCATCATCGGCACCTCAATGGGTGGTATGTACACCGAGATGCTGAAAGGCTACGACCGCATTCTCGTAAACCCAGCCTTCGAGATGGGCAATACGATGAGCAGCATGACCGGCAAGCAGGAATTCCAGAACCCGAGAAAGGACGGAGTGAACGAACTGATGGTTACCAAGGGTCTCATCAAGGAATACCGTGACTTTACCGAGCGTTGCTTCCAGGACATCACCCCTGAGGAGCAGGCACGAGTTTATGGTCTCTTCGGCGATGAAGACCCGGTGGTTCACACCTTCGACCTCTTCCACGAGCACTATCCGCTCGCCATCCCATTCCATGGCGAGCACCGACTCATCGACAAGGTGGCATTCCACTATCTCTGTCCGGTAATCCGATGGATAGACGACAAGCAGAACGGCAAGGAGCGTCCTATCGTATACATCGACTTCGATGCCCTGCACGACAGTTACATGAAGGCAACCAGCAGCATGCACAAAGCTTACGAGATGCTGATAGAGCATTACAATGTATATATCGTAGCCCCTGCACCTACCAACGACCATGAATACATGGCGAAGGTACAGACCTGGGTGGAGGAATATCTCTCTACCCCAGCCTACGACCACATCATCTTCTGCAACCAGAAGAACCTGCTCTACGGCGATTACTTCATCGATCCTCGCCCATGCAATGGTTTCATGGGTACGGCGATAGAATACGGCAGCGATGAATTCAAGACCTTCGAAGAAATCATCACCTTCTTCGAAAGACTGGGAGGACAGTGA
- a CDS encoding nucleobase:cation symporter-2 family protein, whose amino-acid sequence MEQSIENLYKLDGRVPVGKALPFGLQHVLAMFVSNIAPIMILAGAVGLDSPTSAVLIQNCMVIAGIGTLVQLYPVWRIGSRLPIVMGISFTFLSLAIAIAGAHGMGTLVGAVIIGGLVEGTLGLFAKYWIKLIPPVVAATVVTAIGFSLLPVGANSFAGGQGAADFGSMNNWVVGTVTLLACLLCQIFAKGFLRSLSVLVGLLVGYVLALFVGMIDYSGLSGLSIVSLPKLLPFTPEFNIGAILSVVAVYLVSATETIGDTSALCNSALKRDPSTKEMGSAVCCDGFVSTFSGLFGCTPITSFSQNVGLAAMSGVVNRFTIALGAIIMIIGGVFPAIGYVLTTIPQAVLGGCTIMMFGSILFAGFGMMARTGFSQRNMVIVSLSLSVGLGFTSATGMFNIFPEIVRTVFADNCVAVVFLLAVILNLVLPKNMDKA is encoded by the coding sequence ATGGAACAGTCAATAGAAAATCTCTACAAGCTTGACGGTAGAGTGCCCGTCGGTAAAGCACTCCCATTTGGTCTTCAACATGTGTTGGCGATGTTCGTAAGTAACATTGCGCCAATTATGATTCTTGCTGGTGCAGTAGGATTGGATAGTCCGACGAGTGCTGTGCTCATCCAGAATTGTATGGTTATCGCCGGTATCGGTACCTTGGTGCAGCTTTATCCGGTATGGCGAATCGGTTCACGCCTTCCTATCGTGATGGGTATCTCCTTCACCTTCCTTTCGCTTGCCATCGCCATCGCCGGTGCTCATGGCATGGGTACCCTGGTGGGTGCCGTCATCATTGGTGGTCTGGTAGAAGGAACACTCGGACTTTTCGCCAAGTATTGGATCAAGTTGATTCCTCCTGTGGTTGCTGCTACGGTGGTAACAGCCATCGGTTTCTCGCTCCTTCCTGTGGGTGCCAACTCTTTTGCAGGTGGTCAGGGTGCAGCAGATTTCGGCAGCATGAACAATTGGGTTGTGGGCACGGTTACCTTGCTTGCCTGTCTTCTCTGTCAGATTTTTGCCAAGGGTTTCCTCCGCTCTCTTTCTGTATTGGTAGGATTGCTGGTGGGTTATGTGCTGGCGCTCTTCGTGGGAATGATAGATTATAGTGGACTTTCTGGTCTTTCCATCGTTTCGTTGCCAAAGCTCCTGCCATTCACCCCAGAGTTCAATATCGGTGCCATTCTTTCGGTGGTAGCCGTATATCTGGTGTCTGCCACAGAGACCATTGGTGATACTTCGGCTCTCTGCAACAGTGCCTTGAAGCGTGATCCTAGCACCAAGGAGATGGGCTCAGCTGTATGCTGCGATGGTTTCGTAAGTACCTTCTCGGGTCTTTTCGGTTGTACTCCTATCACATCGTTCAGCCAGAATGTAGGTTTGGCAGCCATGTCGGGTGTGGTAAACCGCTTCACCATTGCGTTGGGTGCCATCATCATGATTATCGGTGGTGTATTCCCTGCTATCGGTTATGTATTGACCACCATTCCTCAGGCTGTATTGGGTGGCTGCACCATCATGATGTTCGGTAGCATCCTCTTTGCCGGTTTCGGCATGATGGCTCGCACGGGCTTTTCTCAGCGCAACATGGTCATCGTGAGCCTTTCGCTTAGCGTAGGTCTCGGCTTCACATCAGCCACGGGCATGTTCAACATCTTCCCAGAGATTGTCCGCACCGTATTCGCCGATAACTGTGTAGCCGTAGTCTTCCTGCTCGCCGTTATCCTGAACCTCGTGTTGCCAAAGAACATGGATAAAGCATAA